From the Suncus etruscus isolate mSunEtr1 chromosome 19, mSunEtr1.pri.cur, whole genome shotgun sequence genome, one window contains:
- the CRCT1 gene encoding cysteine-rich C-terminal protein 1: MSSQQSMSSAKGFSKGSSQGAGPCPAPTPAPTPSSSSSCCGRGCCSSGGCCSSGGCCGSSSTGCCCFPRRRRRQRGSSCGCCGGGQRSQSSGCCGGC; encoded by the coding sequence ATGTCCTCTCAGCAGAGCATGTCCTCCGCCAAAGGTTTCTCCAAGGGCTCCTCACAGGGTGCAGGCCCCTGCCCTGCCCCAACACCTGCCCCGactccatcctcctcctcctcttgctgCGGCCGAGGCTGCTGCAGCTCTGGAGGCTGCTGCAGTTCAGGAGGATGCTGTGGCTCAAGCTCCACCGGTTGCTGCTGCTTCCCTAGGAGACGTCGCCGACAACGTGGGAGCAGCTGTGGATGCTGTGGGGGTGGCCAGAGGTCCCAGAGTTCTGGCTGCTGTGGAGGCTGCTGA